The following are encoded in a window of Candida dubliniensis CD36 chromosome 4, complete sequence genomic DNA:
- a CDS encoding F-actin-capping protein subunit beta, putative (Similar to S. cerevisiae CAP2;~In S. cerevisiae: beta subunit of the capping protein (CP) heterodimer (Cap1p and Cap2p) which binds to the barbed ends of actin filaments preventing further polymerization), with the protein MDKFDSSLDLIRRLDPRSITTNLSNICALISEDEELVADLLSSVDTPLTTSTCLKSGKDYLCCDYNRDGDSYRSPWTNIYYPELSSQDVNDAPYPSSILRDLEIKANDSFDIYRDLYYEGGISSVYLWDTSEEDEEVDSTTALQNGFAGVVLFKKETEDKSGNWDSIHVFEVVPQSKNRYLYKLTTSVVLNLENKKQVGGNLGLAGNLTRQLEQEQSIELDGSINPETSHLINLGQLVEKSEYNIRNLLQEVYFDKLKDIMLKDLRSMGDINDKKLDDLKQNAIIKGLQGL; encoded by the coding sequence ATGGACAAATTTGACTCATCGTTAGACTTAATCAGAAGATTGGATCCACGTTCCATAACTACCAATTTATCCAACATCTGTGCATTAATTTCTGAAGACGAGGAATTGGTTGCCGATCTATTATCTTCTGTGGATACCCCATTAACAACTTCAACATGTTTGAAATCAGGTAAAGATTACTTGTGTTGTGACTATAATCGTGATGGTGATAGTTACCGTTCACCATGGACTAATATATATTACCCTGAGTTGTCACTGCAAGATGTGAATGATGCACCTTATCCTTCTTCAATATTACGTGATTTGGAAATCAAAGCTAATGATTCATTCGACATTTATCGAGACTTATACTATGAAGGTGGTATATCAAGTGTTTACTTGTGGGATACTTCTGAAGAAGATGAGGAGGTAGATTCCACAACAGCATTACAAAACGGATTTGCTGGCGTCGTCTTGTTCAAGAAAGAAACCGAAGACAAGTCGGGCAATTGGGATAGTATTCATGTCTTTGAAGTTGTTCCACAATCTAAAAATAGATATTTGTATAAACTCACAACTTCAGTTGTTTTAAACttggaaaacaaaaagcaAGTGGGTGGTAATTTAGGACTTGCTGGCAATTTAACCAGACAATTGGAACAGGAACAATCAATTGAGCTAGATGGTTCCATTAATCCAGAAACTAGtcatttgattaatttggGTCAATTGGTTGAAAAGCTGGAGTATAACATTAGAAATTTGTTGCAAGAAGTGTATTTTGacaaattgaaagataTTATGTTGAAAGATTTAAGATCAATGGGCGATATAAACGATAAAAAGTTAgatgatttgaaacaaaatgcTATTATTAAAGGATTACAGGgtttataa